One segment of Anatilimnocola aggregata DNA contains the following:
- a CDS encoding hybrid sensor histidine kinase/response regulator produces the protein MPHQELIRVVQRLSFCRDLPAVFSVLQNSARKLTKADGVTIVLRDGDFCHYAQEDAISPLWKGRRFPLEKCISGWCMLNREPVAIPDVFADARIPHDVYRATFVKSMAMAPIRTENPLGAVGAYWGDTCHVTPEQLDMLQALANAAAVAIANVQLIDSLQEANRRKDDFLAMLAHELRNPLAPLKNSLHLLSISNCDPAVVEQSRLIMTRQVDHMSRLVDDLLDVSRLTRGKVSLHEGKLELNQLVRQTLEDRASALAAGRLQLTTDYSPQPLWISGDSTRLTQVIANLLDNAVKFSDGAGQLHICLASDETNRQAVLRVRDSGIGIAEELLPHVFESFSQADRSLDRTRGGLGLGLAVAHGLVTLHRGTITAHSEGQGRGAEFVIRLPLLQVAPMAAKTPSEPKAQQRRQRVLIVEDNQDSANTLRMLLELYGHEVRLAYDGKEGVTAAQQFQPAVVLCDIGLPLMDGFEVARTLRTMPEAKSARLVAVTGYGREEDRQRAFAAGFDAHLTKPVDMTQLLLQIEPAGNKL, from the coding sequence ATGCCGCATCAAGAGTTAATTCGTGTCGTGCAGCGGCTGTCATTTTGCCGCGATCTGCCAGCTGTCTTTAGCGTGCTGCAGAATTCCGCCCGCAAGCTGACCAAAGCGGACGGCGTGACCATCGTTCTGCGAGATGGCGATTTCTGTCACTATGCCCAGGAGGATGCGATCAGTCCTTTGTGGAAAGGGCGACGGTTCCCACTCGAGAAGTGCATCTCGGGTTGGTGCATGCTCAACCGCGAACCCGTAGCCATTCCCGACGTCTTTGCCGATGCGCGAATTCCGCACGATGTCTATCGCGCCACTTTCGTAAAGAGCATGGCGATGGCACCGATCCGGACTGAAAATCCGCTCGGCGCTGTGGGTGCCTATTGGGGCGATACTTGCCACGTTACCCCCGAGCAACTCGATATGCTGCAAGCGCTGGCCAATGCCGCCGCGGTGGCCATTGCCAACGTGCAACTCATCGACTCGTTGCAGGAAGCGAATCGGCGCAAGGATGATTTTCTGGCGATGCTGGCGCACGAACTGCGCAATCCCCTTGCGCCACTGAAGAACAGCTTGCACCTGCTGAGCATTTCGAACTGTGATCCGGCAGTGGTTGAACAATCGCGGCTGATCATGACGCGACAGGTCGACCACATGTCTCGGCTGGTCGATGATTTGCTCGACGTCTCGCGGCTTACTCGCGGCAAGGTCTCGCTGCACGAGGGTAAGCTGGAACTGAATCAACTCGTCCGGCAAACCCTGGAAGATCGCGCATCGGCACTGGCTGCGGGCCGCCTGCAATTGACGACCGATTATTCTCCCCAGCCACTTTGGATCAGTGGCGATTCCACGCGGCTAACTCAAGTCATCGCGAATCTGCTCGACAATGCGGTGAAATTCTCTGATGGCGCAGGCCAGTTGCACATTTGCCTGGCAAGTGACGAAACAAATCGCCAGGCCGTCTTGCGCGTGCGTGATAGTGGCATTGGCATTGCCGAAGAGTTGCTGCCCCATGTCTTCGAGAGCTTTTCGCAGGCCGATCGTTCGCTTGATCGGACTCGTGGCGGACTAGGACTCGGTCTGGCCGTAGCCCATGGTCTGGTCACGCTGCATCGCGGCACTATTACGGCTCACAGTGAAGGGCAGGGGAGGGGGGCTGAGTTCGTGATTCGCCTGCCTCTTTTGCAGGTAGCACCCATGGCAGCCAAGACGCCCAGCGAGCCGAAAGCACAGCAGCGCCGGCAACGGGTGCTGATTGTCGAAGATAATCAAGACTCGGCCAATACGCTGCGGATGTTGCTCGAACTATATGGCCACGAAGTGAGGTTGGCCTACGACGGGAAAGAAGGAGTGACTGCGGCACAGCAGTTCCAACCCGCCGTGGTCTTGTGCGATATCGGGCTGCCGTTGATGGACGGCTTTGAAGTCGCGCGGACGTTGCGAACCATGCCCGAGGCGAAATCAGCCCGGCTGGTGGCAGTCACCGGTTATGGCCGCGAAGAGGATCGCCAGCGCGCATTCGCAGCTGGCTTCGATGCTCATCTCACTAAGCCGGTCGACATGACGCAGCTGCTGCTGCAGATCGAGCCGGCTGGAAACAAACTGTAA
- a CDS encoding DUF11 domain-containing protein has product MSQPNIIAQHFARRGLLVLIALPLLTFCSCKGLQVPFRPLLPTGDGVKPTASTTTTPTATTAASPTPAVDRVPLAAVPKAGYQPPRLVRPVGYYPGVNAPAPSLPSSAYTGQPMHGHGPHGSGCPCCGPQAPFQFSPDLPGEDPYGGWMPDGIKKPWPSDEYICDGGDNNDDVRVKQNWDVVGLDPEDTIAHFDTLDGKTEVAASNKCCIYAPRFAAIRKVMNPIVYEGHERMAGVEKPTKLNLHQELGSPTTAVQPEQVLADLHIDPAVTFREQTKGIGVDNVTNPVLARGGFMPHENLKFIQQGIFENAEKAVLAERTLAAVTWQSNQAVQVIIEGVMAHEAKGIAKPEVTYTYEMQGKARLRICKIASSCDAQVGEFVEFTLRFDNVGDQKIGNVTIIDHLTPRLEYVAKSQSCTVGAEFKMQENPDTLVLRWEVTEPLEVGQGGLIRFRCRVR; this is encoded by the coding sequence ATGAGCCAGCCCAACATCATTGCCCAACACTTCGCTCGGCGGGGCCTGCTGGTATTGATCGCTTTGCCGCTCCTTACCTTCTGCTCGTGCAAAGGTTTGCAGGTTCCGTTTCGTCCACTGTTGCCGACTGGCGACGGGGTGAAGCCAACTGCCTCCACAACGACCACTCCCACGGCAACCACCGCAGCCTCTCCGACACCGGCCGTCGATCGCGTTCCCTTGGCTGCAGTGCCCAAAGCGGGCTATCAGCCTCCGCGCTTGGTGCGGCCCGTTGGTTATTATCCCGGCGTGAATGCACCAGCACCTTCGCTCCCCTCGAGCGCTTACACCGGTCAGCCGATGCACGGACATGGTCCCCACGGCAGCGGTTGCCCTTGCTGCGGGCCCCAAGCTCCGTTTCAATTCTCACCCGATCTGCCCGGCGAAGATCCCTATGGCGGCTGGATGCCCGACGGCATCAAGAAGCCTTGGCCCTCGGACGAATACATCTGCGATGGTGGCGACAACAACGACGATGTGCGCGTGAAGCAGAACTGGGATGTCGTCGGGCTCGATCCCGAAGACACAATCGCTCACTTCGACACGCTCGATGGAAAAACCGAAGTCGCCGCGAGCAATAAGTGCTGCATCTATGCTCCGCGCTTCGCCGCAATTCGCAAAGTGATGAACCCGATCGTGTACGAAGGTCACGAGCGGATGGCGGGCGTCGAAAAACCAACCAAACTTAACTTGCATCAAGAGCTCGGCTCGCCCACGACGGCCGTTCAGCCCGAACAAGTCCTCGCCGATCTGCACATCGATCCGGCAGTTACCTTCCGCGAACAGACCAAGGGAATTGGTGTCGACAACGTCACCAATCCTGTGCTCGCTCGCGGTGGCTTCATGCCGCACGAGAATCTGAAGTTCATTCAACAGGGCATTTTCGAGAACGCAGAGAAAGCGGTGTTGGCCGAACGGACCTTGGCCGCGGTCACCTGGCAGAGCAATCAGGCAGTTCAAGTTATCATCGAAGGGGTGATGGCTCACGAGGCGAAAGGTATTGCCAAACCTGAAGTCACCTACACCTACGAAATGCAAGGCAAAGCCCGTCTGCGAATCTGCAAGATCGCCAGCAGCTGCGATGCTCAGGTGGGTGAGTTTGTCGAGTTCACCTTGCGGTTCGATAACGTCGGCGATCAAAAGATCGGTAACGTCACGATCATCGATCACCTGACGCCACGGCTCGAATATGTAGCCAAGAGCCAAAGCTGCACGGTCGGTGCAGAATTCAAGATGCAAGAGAATCCCGATACGCTCGTCCTGCGGTGGGAAGTTACCGAACCACTCGAAGTGGGCCAAGGCGGGCTGATCCGCTTCCGCTGCCGCGTGCGATAA
- a CDS encoding class I SAM-dependent methyltransferase: MPSPVAPRSLFPPDPARSAEQLLIDFLPRLKGERLLCTTLGRAQFATAFADAHLESAVTCWFLDLYAMQQSALQVGRRRESFQLVCVADPPEQEFDLACLPFQRQGEVELVRDQLQLAQERLAIGGQLVASSDNAEDSWLHEQLKPLFDKVSRYVVPGGVVYSAIKQKPLKKQKNFACEFAFRDQERLIHLRSRPSVFSHRSLDTGARALIESMPLQAGDNVLDIGCGSGAVALAAAFRLENVSVTAIDSNARAVEATAWGAVRNEAARVTTSLDCDGSTLAPGTFDLALGNPPYYSNFRIPELFIQIACRALKPTGKFLLVTKMPDWYNTNLTRWFTSVEPSTARQFHVFICSGMIDGGK; the protein is encoded by the coding sequence ATGCCCTCCCCTGTTGCGCCCCGCTCCCTCTTCCCGCCCGACCCGGCCCGTTCCGCCGAACAACTGCTGATCGACTTCTTGCCGCGACTTAAAGGTGAGCGACTCCTCTGCACCACGCTGGGCCGCGCACAATTCGCGACTGCCTTTGCCGATGCCCACCTCGAGTCAGCCGTCACGTGCTGGTTTCTAGATCTGTATGCGATGCAGCAAAGCGCGCTGCAAGTCGGCCGCCGGCGAGAAAGTTTTCAATTAGTCTGCGTGGCGGACCCACCCGAGCAAGAGTTCGATCTGGCCTGCTTGCCGTTTCAACGCCAGGGTGAAGTGGAACTGGTTCGCGATCAGTTACAACTCGCCCAGGAACGGCTGGCGATCGGTGGGCAACTCGTCGCGTCGTCCGATAACGCTGAAGATTCCTGGCTGCACGAACAACTGAAGCCGCTGTTCGATAAGGTCTCGCGCTACGTCGTCCCTGGCGGCGTCGTCTATTCCGCAATCAAGCAGAAGCCACTGAAGAAGCAAAAGAACTTCGCCTGCGAGTTTGCCTTTCGCGATCAAGAGCGACTGATTCACCTCCGCAGTCGGCCCAGCGTCTTCAGCCACCGCAGTCTCGATACCGGCGCTCGCGCGCTGATTGAATCGATGCCGCTGCAAGCGGGGGACAATGTGCTCGATATTGGCTGCGGCAGCGGCGCGGTCGCCCTGGCAGCGGCCTTCCGACTCGAAAATGTTTCCGTCACCGCCATCGATAGCAACGCGCGAGCGGTGGAAGCGACCGCTTGGGGGGCAGTGCGCAACGAAGCGGCGCGAGTGACTACGTCGCTCGATTGCGACGGCAGCACACTTGCTCCTGGCACGTTCGATCTGGCGCTGGGCAATCCGCCTTACTACAGCAACTTTCGAATTCCGGAGCTCTTCATTCAGATTGCCTGCCGCGCTCTCAAGCCCACGGGCAAGTTCCTGCTCGTGACGAAAATGCCCGATTGGTACAACACCAATCTCACGCGTTGGTTCACGAGTGTTGAACCTTCAACAGCGAGGCAGTTCCACGTCTTCATTTGCAGTGGGATGATCGACGGCGGCAAGTAA
- a CDS encoding CvpA family protein, which translates to MQGYDFLMIGVLVGAIAWGAWKGFAWQVASTASMVLSYFVALNFRAPVAQMISTFFQNRAEQSSGAAALANGPWNVFGAMLILFLGTSLVVWLCFNFVSQAIERMKLKEFDRQVGAVMGLAKGVLLCIIITLFSMTLLEQPQRQAIINSRSGNVIAQILAKAESVLPPEILQVLAPYIDGLENRYPTANYGGAFEPARDLLNTATQQFEKTYQAQPASSYYGGQPASNYAPNGYAPTTGQPGMLPSFNGGQPTYIDPQMADRYRQAIPPVQPPGDRPY; encoded by the coding sequence ATGCAAGGTTACGATTTTTTGATGATTGGCGTTCTCGTCGGCGCGATTGCCTGGGGAGCTTGGAAAGGCTTCGCCTGGCAAGTGGCTTCAACGGCTTCGATGGTGCTCAGCTACTTCGTCGCGCTTAACTTTCGCGCGCCAGTCGCGCAAATGATCTCTACTTTCTTTCAGAATCGCGCGGAGCAATCTTCGGGTGCTGCGGCTTTGGCCAATGGGCCGTGGAACGTCTTCGGCGCGATGCTGATTTTGTTCCTGGGAACGTCGCTCGTGGTTTGGTTGTGCTTCAACTTTGTGAGCCAGGCGATCGAACGCATGAAGCTCAAAGAGTTCGATCGGCAAGTTGGCGCAGTGATGGGTTTAGCCAAGGGTGTGCTGTTGTGCATCATCATCACCCTCTTTTCGATGACCCTGCTCGAACAACCGCAGCGACAAGCCATCATCAACTCGCGCTCTGGCAATGTCATCGCCCAGATTCTGGCGAAGGCCGAATCGGTTTTGCCTCCCGAGATTTTGCAGGTGCTGGCACCGTACATCGACGGACTGGAAAATCGGTACCCCACGGCGAATTATGGCGGTGCCTTCGAGCCTGCCCGCGACCTGCTCAACACGGCAACTCAGCAGTTCGAAAAGACCTACCAGGCGCAGCCAGCCAGCAGCTACTACGGTGGCCAGCCTGCGAGCAACTACGCGCCCAATGGCTACGCCCCAACGACCGGCCAGCCCGGCATGCTCCCCAGCTTCAACGGCGGCCAGCCCACCTATATCGACCCGCAAATGGCTGACCGCTATCGCCAGGCGATACCACCTGTTCAACCTCCCGGTGACCGGCCGTATTAG
- a CDS encoding histidine phosphatase family protein, with protein MLPSPAPDSCVLLLVRHGATVANLARPVRLQGCGIDLSLSPEGVRQAEATAEFLATIPCSAVFSSRMKRAVETAERIAARQNLVVEPLSGLHEVDVGRWEGRDRDEIEAMDPEAFLLFLEDPATNGYPEGENVVQVADRVTPILEALAERHLGQRIIVVVHNVVLRAYLAQVLEIPLARYRQLTQENCCVNVLVWQHATMQVRTVNSVWHLGE; from the coding sequence ATGCTCCCCTCCCCTGCCCCGGATTCTTGCGTATTGCTGCTGGTGCGGCATGGTGCGACGGTTGCCAATCTTGCCAGGCCAGTCAGATTGCAAGGCTGTGGCATCGATCTGAGTTTGTCACCCGAAGGTGTGCGGCAAGCGGAAGCAACTGCTGAGTTTTTAGCAACGATCCCGTGCTCAGCCGTCTTCAGCAGTCGGATGAAGCGAGCGGTGGAAACAGCGGAGCGAATCGCAGCTCGTCAGAATTTGGTGGTGGAGCCGCTCTCGGGTCTGCACGAGGTCGATGTTGGCCGCTGGGAAGGCCGCGATCGCGACGAAATTGAAGCGATGGATCCGGAAGCCTTTTTGCTGTTCCTGGAAGACCCGGCAACCAATGGTTATCCCGAGGGTGAGAACGTCGTGCAAGTTGCCGACCGCGTGACACCCATTCTCGAAGCCTTAGCCGAGCGCCACTTGGGCCAGCGTATCATCGTTGTCGTACATAACGTTGTCCTGCGCGCCTACCTCGCGCAAGTTTTGGAAATTCCACTCGCCCGCTATCGCCAACTTACGCAAGAGAACTGCTGCGTGAATGTACTCGTCTGGCAACACGCCACGATGCAAGTCCGCACGGTCAACTCGGTGTGGCACTTGGGGGAATGA
- a CDS encoding voltage-gated chloride channel family protein codes for MPYRWVLREHLQLAGFLVKWLALAIPLGVVIGSAVALFLWSLDRATELRWEHPWLLYLLPLAGAAIALLYQYLGKESEAGNNLILDEIHEPAAGVPLRMAPLVFVGTILTHLFGGSAGREGTAVQMGGSLASQYARWLRSNSEDARLLLMAGIAAGFGAVFGTPLTGAIFALEVLALGQMNYRAMLPCLIASIVGDYTTSAWGIGHTHYSIHALTQVGLIEHAPRLNWWLAGKVTIAAACFGLCSVLFAEFAHSLHHWFKRTIRWPALRPLVGGLIVIALVWTVGNRDYLGLGVNADPATPQAVTIQSCFRPGGAEWFSWAWKILFTVVTISSGFKGGEVTPLFFIGAALGHVLGLLLGVPVDFMAGLGFVAVFAGATNTPLACTIMGIELFAPGNGELLQSGFVVYLAIACYVSYFLSGHTGIYLSQRVGSPLTSSFEHFSAGSIRSIRDGRTGGTNFPAEEKTELENKTKSGPESGAKNS; via the coding sequence ATGCCTTACCGTTGGGTTCTGCGCGAACATTTGCAACTTGCTGGCTTCCTGGTGAAATGGCTGGCGTTGGCAATCCCTCTGGGTGTTGTCATTGGCAGCGCCGTGGCACTCTTCTTATGGTCGCTCGATCGCGCGACGGAGCTGCGCTGGGAACATCCGTGGCTGCTGTATCTGCTGCCACTCGCAGGCGCGGCGATCGCGCTCTTGTATCAGTATTTGGGTAAGGAATCTGAGGCGGGCAACAACCTGATTCTCGATGAGATTCACGAGCCCGCGGCGGGCGTGCCGCTACGGATGGCTCCGCTGGTCTTTGTCGGCACGATACTGACTCACTTATTTGGTGGCTCCGCTGGGCGCGAAGGAACAGCTGTGCAAATGGGCGGCAGCCTGGCAAGTCAATACGCTCGTTGGTTGCGCAGCAACTCCGAAGACGCGCGACTGCTATTGATGGCGGGGATCGCGGCTGGCTTTGGCGCGGTCTTTGGCACGCCGCTGACCGGCGCGATCTTCGCGCTCGAGGTTTTGGCACTCGGGCAAATGAACTATCGCGCCATGCTGCCGTGCTTGATCGCGAGCATCGTTGGCGACTATACGACCTCGGCCTGGGGCATCGGTCACACGCACTACAGCATTCACGCGTTGACGCAGGTCGGACTGATTGAACACGCACCGCGACTCAATTGGTGGCTGGCCGGCAAAGTGACAATCGCTGCCGCTTGCTTTGGGCTGTGCAGCGTCCTCTTCGCCGAGTTCGCACACTCGCTGCATCATTGGTTCAAGAGGACGATTCGCTGGCCGGCACTCCGGCCACTGGTTGGCGGGCTCATCGTCATTGCCTTGGTCTGGACGGTTGGCAATCGAGATTATCTCGGCCTCGGTGTGAATGCCGATCCGGCAACTCCTCAAGCAGTCACGATTCAGTCCTGCTTCCGTCCCGGCGGCGCGGAATGGTTCAGCTGGGCTTGGAAGATCTTGTTCACGGTGGTCACGATCAGCAGCGGCTTCAAGGGTGGCGAAGTGACGCCGCTGTTCTTCATCGGCGCGGCCCTTGGTCACGTGCTCGGACTGCTGCTCGGAGTGCCGGTCGACTTCATGGCCGGGCTGGGCTTCGTCGCCGTCTTTGCCGGCGCGACCAACACTCCGCTCGCCTGCACGATCATGGGAATCGAACTCTTCGCACCAGGCAACGGCGAACTACTCCAGTCGGGCTTTGTCGTTTATCTGGCCATCGCTTGTTACGTTTCGTATTTCCTGAGCGGTCACACCGGCATTTATCTTTCGCAGCGAGTTGGCAGTCCGTTGACCAGTTCGTTCGAACATTTTTCCGCCGGCTCGATCCGGTCGATTCGGGACGGCCGAACTGGCGGCACAAATTTCCCGGCGGAAGAGAAAACCGAACTCGAAAACAAAACCAAATCTGGCCCTGAATCTGGCGCTAAAAACTCCTGA
- a CDS encoding MotA/TolQ/ExbB proton channel family protein, translated as MSQEIKSPAANKQNALWSLISGVGWPLMLGLGLAVIFYALIYRGPLHHPSMIRYFGGHPINIIETALFFIGLVALINKMLDVIAQQASLGAISLGEFNGPQPTTKAGELLDILSSLSKRLQETYLGRRLTDALEAVERNGSADKLEEELKYLSDMDGGRQQESYSLVRIIIWATPMLGFLGTVVGITAALGDLGKELGSQSADAGGGLQGAMTGLLAGLYVAFDTTAIALCFSIVLMFIQYGIDRVEMELLGQVDKRAAQELIGRFEMVGASSDPQLQSIHRMTQLVVAGTEQLVLRQAELWQQTIHSAHGHWDRLQQSSGQQLQASLTASLTESLEQHATHLARIEHSSAEHMLKRWEQWQGALNENAKLLYAQQQEMARQGELMTQAIRAAGDVVQLEKALNSNLSALAGSKNFEETVMSLAAAIHLLNSRLGRSDAQHVELGPQGRSRAA; from the coding sequence GTGTCGCAAGAGATTAAGTCGCCAGCAGCGAACAAGCAGAATGCCCTCTGGTCCCTGATCAGCGGGGTGGGTTGGCCCCTCATGCTCGGTCTGGGACTGGCGGTCATCTTTTATGCGCTGATTTATCGAGGGCCCCTGCATCATCCCTCGATGATTCGCTACTTTGGCGGTCACCCGATCAATATTATCGAGACCGCGCTGTTCTTCATCGGACTGGTCGCGCTCATCAACAAGATGCTCGACGTGATTGCCCAGCAAGCTTCGCTGGGGGCCATCAGCCTGGGTGAATTCAACGGCCCGCAACCGACCACCAAGGCTGGCGAACTGCTCGATATTCTCTCGTCACTCTCCAAACGGCTGCAAGAAACGTATCTCGGCCGGCGTTTGACCGACGCGCTCGAAGCCGTCGAGCGAAATGGCTCGGCCGATAAGCTGGAAGAGGAATTGAAATACTTGTCCGATATGGACGGCGGTCGGCAGCAGGAAAGTTACTCGCTGGTCCGAATCATTATTTGGGCCACGCCGATGCTCGGGTTTTTGGGTACGGTCGTCGGCATTACTGCCGCGCTGGGTGACCTGGGCAAAGAGCTTGGTTCTCAATCGGCAGATGCCGGCGGAGGCCTGCAGGGGGCAATGACCGGCCTGCTGGCTGGATTGTATGTGGCCTTCGATACCACCGCGATCGCCCTTTGCTTTTCGATTGTGTTGATGTTTATTCAATACGGCATCGACCGGGTTGAAATGGAGCTGCTGGGTCAGGTTGACAAGCGCGCCGCACAGGAACTGATCGGCCGCTTCGAAATGGTCGGCGCTTCGAGCGATCCGCAGCTGCAATCGATCCATCGCATGACGCAGCTCGTCGTGGCTGGCACCGAACAACTTGTCCTCCGGCAAGCCGAGCTCTGGCAGCAGACGATTCACTCGGCCCATGGTCACTGGGACCGCTTACAGCAGTCGAGTGGCCAGCAGTTGCAAGCTTCGCTCACAGCATCGCTGACGGAGTCGCTCGAGCAACATGCCACTCATCTGGCGAGGATCGAGCACTCGTCAGCCGAACACATGCTTAAACGCTGGGAACAATGGCAGGGGGCGCTCAATGAGAACGCCAAACTGCTGTATGCCCAGCAACAAGAAATGGCTCGCCAGGGTGAACTGATGACCCAAGCTATTCGCGCTGCTGGTGATGTGGTGCAGCTCGAGAAGGCTCTGAATAGCAACCTGTCGGCACTCGCCGGTTCCAAGAACTTCGAGGAAACCGTTATGAGTCTGGCTGCGGCGATTCACCTCCTCAACAGCCGGCTGGGGCGTTCCGATGCTCAGCATGTTGAACTTGGACCTCAAGGCAGGAGTCGTGCGGCATGA
- the dtd gene encoding D-aminoacyl-tRNA deacylase — MKAVLQRVKRAKVTVAGEIVGEIQHGLLVLLGVAQEDTLDDARALADRTVGLRIFDDADGKMNLSVRDVAGSVLVVSQFTLLGNCSKGRRPSFIEAAPPERANELYLSYVAAISEQQVPTATGRFRAMMEVELVNDGPVTLLLDTRKP, encoded by the coding sequence ATGAAAGCGGTCCTGCAGCGAGTGAAGCGAGCGAAGGTCACGGTCGCGGGCGAGATTGTCGGCGAGATTCAGCATGGCCTGCTCGTGCTGCTGGGGGTTGCGCAGGAAGACACGCTCGACGATGCTCGCGCACTGGCCGATCGCACCGTTGGCCTCCGCATCTTTGACGATGCCGATGGGAAGATGAATCTCAGTGTGCGCGATGTGGCTGGCAGCGTGCTGGTGGTCAGCCAGTTCACGCTGCTGGGCAACTGCTCGAAAGGTCGCCGCCCCAGCTTCATTGAGGCAGCCCCACCGGAGCGCGCGAACGAACTCTATCTGAGTTACGTGGCAGCAATCAGCGAACAGCAAGTTCCCACTGCCACCGGCCGCTTCCGCGCGATGATGGAAGTGGAACTCGTCAACGATGGTCCAGTCACACTGCTGCTCGATACGCGCAAACCGTAG
- a CDS encoding metal-dependent hydrolase, producing MADFKSHITFSSVLGVGYGTVGFFFLNEPIEISILGGALCSLSGMLPDLDSDSGTPVREMSTFAAAVIPMLMMPRFEALHWSREMMVLAAAITYVIIRFGIVEIFKRYTVHRGMWHSIPACLTCGLLTFLIVADLDLQIRLFKAGGVMLGFFSHLLLDEIWSFNVRSGRLNVKKSFGTAIKFFGKDSWANYSVYGKLLALSFFAVGDPMLMDHFGHEVHFGHPAGLQASQQIQQQFQRVDQRFVPADQQPYDPNTQPIDPATQQALEQARYRAQYEYQQQQQYPPQLQR from the coding sequence ATGGCGGATTTCAAATCGCACATCACTTTCAGTTCGGTGCTGGGAGTCGGCTATGGGACTGTGGGCTTTTTCTTTCTGAACGAGCCAATCGAAATCAGCATTCTTGGTGGCGCGCTTTGCAGCTTGTCGGGAATGCTCCCGGATCTCGACAGCGACTCAGGAACGCCGGTGCGCGAAATGTCGACGTTCGCCGCAGCGGTCATTCCCATGCTGATGATGCCGCGCTTCGAGGCTCTGCATTGGTCGCGCGAGATGATGGTGCTGGCGGCCGCGATCACGTATGTCATCATCCGCTTTGGCATTGTCGAGATTTTTAAAAGGTACACCGTCCATCGCGGCATGTGGCACAGCATCCCGGCGTGTCTGACCTGCGGACTGCTCACGTTCTTGATCGTTGCCGATCTCGATTTGCAGATTCGTTTGTTCAAGGCGGGCGGAGTGATGCTGGGTTTCTTCTCGCATTTATTGCTGGATGAGATCTGGAGTTTTAATGTCCGCAGCGGGCGGCTGAACGTGAAGAAAAGCTTTGGCACCGCGATCAAGTTTTTTGGCAAGGATAGTTGGGCCAACTACAGCGTGTATGGCAAATTGCTCGCGCTCAGCTTCTTTGCCGTTGGCGATCCAATGCTGATGGACCACTTTGGGCACGAAGTCCATTTTGGCCATCCCGCCGGGTTGCAAGCTTCACAACAAATCCAACAACAGTTTCAACGGGTCGATCAACGGTTTGTGCCCGCAGATCAACAACCGTATGACCCGAACACGCAGCCGATTGATCCCGCCACTCAACAGGCGCTGGAGCAGGCTCGCTATCGCGCGCAGTACGAATATCAGCAGCAGCAACAGTATCCGCCCCAACTGCAACGGTAA
- a CDS encoding acetyl-CoA carboxylase carboxyltransferase subunit alpha, translating into MSETTSIASNGSPSGANGSSSGAAQTAPGLDFELPILALEAQLRTLEQTPARTPEQEEELRRIRREVNETTRQVYSNLTPWQIVQVARHKDRPYTADYVSLVFEDFVELHGDRKFGDDRAMLTGFARLDQHKVLVVGHQKGRTYKERTACYFGCAHPEGYRKAMLKMKMAEKYGIPIVCLIDTPGAYPGIGAEERGQSQAIAENMYEMSRMKTPIICIVIGEGGSGGALGIGVGDRVAMLQYSYYSVISPEGCAGILWKSHQFAEKAATALKFTSSDLLRLGVIDHVIEEPLGAAHRDHFQTAARVKQYLLRSLRELSSKTGDQLTQQRYEKFRAMGKFLEEPLAVAE; encoded by the coding sequence ATGAGTGAAACGACAAGCATCGCGAGCAACGGTTCCCCGAGTGGTGCCAATGGGTCGTCGAGCGGTGCCGCGCAAACGGCCCCTGGCCTCGACTTCGAACTTCCCATTCTCGCACTCGAAGCGCAACTTCGCACCCTGGAGCAAACTCCCGCGCGCACGCCCGAGCAGGAAGAAGAACTCCGCCGCATCCGCCGCGAAGTGAACGAGACCACGCGACAGGTCTATAGCAACCTCACGCCATGGCAAATCGTACAAGTCGCCCGCCATAAAGATCGTCCTTACACGGCCGACTATGTCTCGCTGGTGTTCGAAGACTTTGTCGAACTGCACGGCGATCGCAAGTTTGGCGACGACCGCGCCATGCTCACCGGATTTGCCCGGCTCGATCAGCACAAAGTGCTCGTCGTCGGCCATCAGAAAGGTCGCACCTACAAAGAACGAACCGCTTGCTACTTTGGCTGCGCTCATCCCGAGGGTTATCGCAAGGCGATGCTCAAGATGAAGATGGCCGAGAAGTATGGCATTCCGATCGTCTGCCTGATCGACACCCCGGGAGCTTATCCGGGCATCGGCGCCGAAGAGCGCGGGCAGTCGCAGGCGATTGCCGAGAACATGTACGAAATGTCGCGGATGAAGACGCCCATCATTTGCATCGTCATTGGCGAAGGTGGTTCCGGTGGCGCGCTAGGCATCGGCGTCGGCGATCGCGTGGCCATGTTGCAGTACTCCTATTACTCGGTCATCAGCCCCGAAGGTTGCGCAGGCATTCTTTGGAAGAGCCATCAGTTTGCCGAGAAGGCCGCGACCGCGCTCAAGTTCACTTCCAGCGACTTGCTGCGACTCGGCGTGATCGATCACGTGATTGAAGAGCCGCTGGGCGCCGCACATCGCGACCACTTTCAAACGGCCGCGCGGGTCAAACAGTACTTGCTCCGTTCGCTGCGTGAACTTTCGAGCAAGACTGGCGACCAATTGACCCAACAGCGTTACGAGAAGTTCCGCGCGATGGGCAAGTTCCTCGAAGAACCGTTGGCCGTTGCCGAATAA